The Vanacampus margaritifer isolate UIUO_Vmar chromosome 20, RoL_Vmar_1.0, whole genome shotgun sequence genome contains the following window.
GACTCGATGTCATCTTGTGACGTCTCCTCAATGTTTTAGCACAAGTACAAGTGGGCGGGCCAACAGGAGCTCCACAGCTGCCTGTACTCCACCCTGCCCGTCACCATGGAGACGCAGCACGCTAAAGACGCCGCCCAGCTGTTCAgtgaggtcacttcctgtttgttggCGGTGGCACACTCTCGttgacaaaaagaagaaagaagtgACAACGTTGCCTTGTTGTCGTCCAGGTCAAGTACAAGGAGAGAAGCAAGAAGGAGATGGCCGCCTGCCTCTTCGCCAACTTACCTGACACCTCCCAAACCGTCTTCAGCAGGGACATGACGCACATGCAGAGTCAGGTGCCTTCAAAACACGCTGCTCAAGTGCAATAAACGTTGTGTTTTGCTAATTCTGTCGAATTTCAAATGAGAAAGCAAACCGCAGCATTTGGTCTATTAGCTCAATTAGCTGAAAGCTAACATCGCAAAATCTCCATGGAAGCAAATGAGCACGGATGCAAGGTTAATTGTCAAATAACACGTATGTAGAAGCAAGACGTCCATTGGACACACATTGTGATGGTGGCACTTGAACCCTCCTCCTTGTGTCCTTCAGGTCAAGTACAAGGAGGATGGGATGAGAAACCTGGCGCAGAGTTTCTACTCTCAGCTGTCACAAACAACTCAGACCGACTTTGCTAAAAGGCTCTTGGAGATGCAGAGTCAGGTCAGATTGGGAACGCTGATGACTACTTTCCTTGCATGTGTCGTACGTGTTACACGGGTGACACGTTTGCCGTCCAATCCTGCAGGTGAAGTACAAGGAGGACGCCCTGAAGGAAATGACATCATCGCTCTTCTCCAGGCTCCCACAGACGCCCCAAACTCAGCGGGTCAACCAGCTCAGCCAGATCCAGAGTCAGGTGACCGCCTCATGACGACAGCAACGCCTCTCCCCGCCATCTTCCTCACCATCATCTTCCTCACCGTCATCATCTTCCTCACCTTTGCCATCTTCCTCACCTTCATCCTCTTCCTGCCACTCGCTAGACATGTCAGGACATCCTTGCCCTTGACATCGTGGCCCCAAAGGAAGGTCGTCTTCAGTTTGAGATGAAGTGCTGCTGACCTCATAAACGAAGAGGAAGGCCTTGTTGAAGTGTCTCAAGTCCATTTTGTCCTCCTTTGTCTTTGTTTGATCCACGCAGGTGAAATACAAGGAGCGCAACAAGGATGCGTCCTCGTCCCTATATCACCTCCTGGCCGAGACGCCAGGGACGCAGTTTGCCAAACATGTATCGGAGATCCAGAGCCAGGTGGGCCCCCGTCCGCGTTCTCTTCTCATAGAACTTCTTGTGACCTTTGCTGGCTTTGTAGGTCCACTACAAGCGAGACAAGGAGGACATGTCCACGTCCTTGTACTCGCTGATGGCCGAAACGCCGGACATCGGCTTTGCCAAAGACATGGCCGACACACACAGCCAGGTAAGTGCCGTGTGAGACGTAAGCCGAGAGGGGAACTTTGATGCGGGACCTTCTGGTGGCAGCACGTTTGACGTCAGTGTGGCAAAAATCAACTGGACTCGCTTGGAGTCAAATCAGACCTGCAAAAGCGTAActttgccagcaagctgaattctgcCGCTGTTTGTTCACAAATACGACGAGAATCTATCTTGTACTGCTGATACGTTCGCAaccgaccttttttaggtcggctcaatcaggcgttgtttagggcgggacatgcagctgtgacaaaagCAGGAAGCGCCGTCCCcggaggaaacaaacaaacctaacatggacgaatggacgctgcaacgAATTCTGTTCtggcagaattactcaccgtttctttgttgaatgttgaacagcgagaggcgctttgcACATTTTTAGTTGGTAaggatgtttgtgcttttttttttcttcctaagaCGAGAcagaagacgacattttcatccgttgccgtgattggtcaaaatatgCACAAGATGTCGCATGGTCCAATCAGCtggaagtattgtacagcaagtcctgCCTTTCCAAAACGGATCAGCTGagtgaagttccagattgataatgtcaACAACTCACTTGAGTCAATCACATTTAGCAATCTGGCCATTAACAAAAGCAAGAAATGAAAAACAGCAGTCAGCTAACAGCACTTAAGAGAATGCTGAGTCTCGTGATCAAgcactttgaaaaacaatggagatagaccaaaaaaaaaagtgtccaagAAACTTTGTGGACGGACTCCGCAGTCACAACAGACGGGAAAACGGAAGGAAAGTGAACTGAGAAGCAGCAAAAGTCAAATGGGGAACTGACGAGACAAGATGGCTGACTGGGACAAGACACTCGTGGCTGGACagagctgattggttgacacgaggtgGAGACCAAAAAATGATCAGCAGAACGCAAAACGCCAGCTACCGTCAAACAAATCCGATCCAAACACGAGGAAAAAACGCACAAGAAATTTTCTTTGCAACTTTTAGACCAACAAGTCCCCAAAGTCACGTGACTCCACCACCAGGTGGCTTGTGCCAACCCTCATGTTGACACCACAAGGTCAAATCCTTCCTCAGAGGTCACGGAGGCTTCAAATATCAGACGTGTTTTGTTTTAGGCCAAGTACACGCAAGCGGCCAAGCAGCAGGCGGCAACATCCTTGTACGCCAAACTGCCCCAAACCTTGGAAACCAAACACGCCAAAGAAGCCGACGTCCTGCAGAGCCAGGTCAGTCCTGACTGTTTGCGGAATTGTCTTGTGACCGCGCCGTCACCTTTGCCCCTTCAAACCCGTCCCGTCTTGTCCCGCTACAGATGGCGTACAAAGCCGAGGGCAAGAAGCAGATGACGTCGTCGCTCTACTCTCGACTTCCCGAAACCCCGCAGACACGCTTGGCCCGACAGGTGGCGCTGATCATCAGTCAGGTACTTGCTCGTTGGCCAATCATATCGACAAGGTCCGTTTTGAAGGCTGACGAGCGTCTTGTTTCTCCAGAACAAATATCGAGAGACGCACAACGTCAGCTTGTACTCGCGGCTCCCACGCACCAACGACATCGTCTTTGCCAAAAGACTCTCACACATCCAAAGTCAGGTAttgcctgcgtgcgtgcgtgcgcaacTTGTGCATTGATCCAATCAAATGCTTTTGGGGAATACtttctcaactcaactttattgatagagcactttaaaaacaaccatagctgtatataaaaaaatctgtacATCAAAAAGGATTTCTGTTTCTGCTGTGTACAATGACAACAGCGGGGGCCCCAAAACGTAaggagggtggggtggggtggctTGTGGCACAACATACGACTGTGGGCAACAAAATTGCTCTCAAATGCTGCGGTCACGAGGAAATCGTCattcaaaaaaaacatcttcaaaCCTGACTGCAAGAAGGTTGATCCAAAAAAGTGACTCGCTTTAGGATTTCTTTCGGATCCTTGTCAACAAACAAAGTGAAAGGAGAGCAAGCGTTACACAAACGTAAAGTCAACGTAGCGCACGGGCCTTTCAGAAGTCGTACACGGAGGCGAGCCGCAGACCAGCACGCGACTGTCTTTACGCCAAGCTGGCCGACACTCCGGAGACTCGGCACGCGCGCCACGTGTCCCGACTGCAGAGTCAGGTCAGCGCTCGTCGGCGAGGATCGCTGAGCCGATGCGCTCCACGTCACCTTTTTCTGCCGGCTGTCTTTAGGTGGCCTACAGGCAGGACGCCGGCAAGACCTTCTACCACCAAATGCCTCAAAGCGAACACAGCGAGTCAGCTAAACGGCTCGCACTTTTGTACAGTCAGGTGAGCAACACacgcacaaacgcacacacacgcacgcacactaaAAAGTGGACCGTGCGTGTGCGCTGCAGGTCAAGTACAAAGAAGACGGCACGAAAGCGATGAGGACCAACTTGTACTCGCTCCTTCCCCAGACCTTGGAGATGCAATTTGCCAAACAGATGTCAGACTTACACAGCCAGGTGAGGACCCGGAAATTCTGCATCAACAAAcgaacaaacaaaatgtcattgcAATTGCAAGCTGACTGTGATCATTCTGTCCCTTGTTGTTGCGTGTGTCCATCTTGTTGTGTTTGCAGAGCAAATACCGCAAGGACAAAGCAGATCTGTCCAAGTCGCTTTTTTCTGTCCTCGCTGAAACTCCGGACACTCGCTTCGTCAAGGACATGGCGGACACCCACAGTCAGGTGAGAAAGGTCATCTGGTGGACTCGCGTCATTGTCTCACCATAAACACAACAAgtttgtgcttcttttttttatatccaacCCCAACCAGAAGTTTGTGTACAAGACTATCTGATTTGTGCGTCCACTAGTGGAAACCCGACATTCTGAAGAGTGCTTCCTTTgcgcaaaaacaaaatgcaaccaTTTGGACCCGtctcacagggcggccattttgccattcgCTGTGGatggaaaatgacatcagtgaCTCTGGTAACCACCAAGCACAGCTCAACTTCAAAAAACAGGTTCGCCGTGCTTGGTTGTTCCCTGAGCAactgactgtgatgtcatttttggtcCACAGcgagaggcaaaatggccgccccctgagttgGATCTAAATGCTGTGATACGCCataaatatatgaaattcaTCAGATGAGCGTCTTccgaccagtggggctgcatacgATATCTTGTTGTAACAATATTTGTGGCTTGACTTGTTCTTTATGGagtaaatactcaagtaaagtacaaatacttgatGATATTTGCTGACTGATTTCTTCACTCTTGCGTTTGGTTAACCCTCAGCTAGTATGCGGTTAGTTAAAGTCACTAACCATCAGCTCCTCAAACGTTTagtggattttgtttcatactGCGCTGCAGCCTCAATATCTCGTCTTCTGCGTGCCGTGCGTGTGCAGGTGAaatacaagatggcggcaaaggaGGCGGCCAGCGGCGCTCTGTATCATCGGCTGCCTGAGACGGCCGAGACGCTTCGTGTGAAAGAAATTTCTCAGCTGCAGAGTCAAGTAATCGCTCGCTGACGACAAACACGCGTGTGCAATCAATCACATCATTCGTGACGACGATGGTCAATTGATCGCGCACGGATCCGTTCCAAACTCGGTCCTGCAGCTATTTCAGGTTTCCcgcctccaacacagctggttCCAGTCAACAGCATAGTTATCAGGCTTCAGCACAGCTtgctgatcatatgaatcaggtgtgttggaggagggaaacatccaaaacctgcaggtgCTCACCCCTGTTCCAGACAAACACGCTCGCTACAAAAGTCTGCCTAATAGAAGAgagcgttttttgtgtgtttgttttcgaaGTCTCGCATATGTTTTCAATATTTGACCTTGTTTATTTGTCACCCCAGTTGACATTTCGTGTCAAGCAAAATGTAAGAAAGGTGGACTCGCTTAAGGCTGACCTCGAAAGGCTGCTTCCTGATGGTGATTTGTTTGTGGCAGAACAAGTACAAGCAGAGCGGGAAGCAAGTGGCGGCGTCCAGCCTGTACGCTCGTCTGCCACGCACGGCCGACACGCAGCTCGCCGCCAGGATGTCGCAGCTGCTGAGcaaggtgtgtgcgtgcgtgcatttcCATGTGGGAAAGACTgctttttcttgcttttggaACAGCTTGATGATGACAAAATGCAAAAGCGTCAAGTGGCTCCTTCCCAAAAGTGTCTTTCTTGCACTTGCACTTGCAGTTCAAGTACAAGCAGGAGAGCATCAAGAGTTTGCTTGACTGCGTCTACAGTCACATGCCAGACACGGCCGAGACGCGGATGGCCAAGGCGCTCGGACAGCTGCACAGCCAGGTGAGGATATTCGCACCTCGCCATTGGCAAATTCAACCGTTGACTTTTTTTGCGGTGCAGGCCGTTCCGTGATTGGCTGAAATACCGGCACCAAAAATTTGGCACGGGTTAgggcaaaagtagtgctttgcggCCTGCTGACTTGTGGCATCTTAGTGGCGAGGAACGATGTTGATgagtttcatttagacaaaagcagtGCTTAGGTCCCATCTGGTCTCATTGTTGATGGCAGTTCAATTCAGGACAAACAAATAGTGCTTTGCCGCTTGCTTGTGGCATGTTGATGTCAAGTGTGTTGAAATGAGTTGAAGAGTTTTGATCCAAATCAATTGATCGAAAGCACTTTGTGGCAATtgtaaatcttttttatttgtcatcaaTTGCTTGCCAAATTTCAGGTTGACTGCACAGTGAAAAGTGATGTGTGTTAGCagcatgctaaatgctaatctCCTCTGCAGAGCAAATACAAGGAGGCCGGCAGGAAAGCGGCGGCCAGCAGCCTTTATCGCCTCCTACCTGAGACCATGCAGACCCTTCGCGCCAAAGAGGCCTCGCGGCTTCACAGTCAGGTGAGACGCTTCCTGATTGGCCAATTGGCTCATCATGGCTTTCCACGCATCGCATGTCCAATAAGGGCTGGAGATTGAAGCCAAGTGATGTGACCTGACGCCAGTTGAGATGATGTGACGCTTGACGTACGTCTGCAGGTCCGCTACAAGGCGGACGCTTTGGCCGCACGAGCCGTCACGCTCTACTCTCACATGCCACAAACGCAACACACCACATTTGCCAAAGCCGTCATGGAGCTTCAGAGTGAGGtaagcgcacacgcacacacaaacgcacgcatACAgtgcaaacacacatacacaaaaagcaAGAGAAGCATTGAAAAACATGAAACACAATCTgatgttcttgtgtgtgtgtgtgtgtgtgtgtgtgtgtgtgtgtgtgcgtgtgcgcgcacgtGCCTGCGTGCAGAATAAATACAAGGCGCAATGTCGGGAGGAGATAAGCATCAGCGCCTTCCACAAGATGGCCGACACCAATCAGACAAAATTCGTCAAGCGCTTGACCAACTTTCAAAGTCAGGTGGGCCATGACATCATCAACGTTCAATCAAATGCCACCaatggttagcattagcattagcatgcatTTGTTGCTTCTCAAATAGGGATTTGGTATATgcgcttgtttgtgtgtgtgtttttgttgttgttttattggtGTGCAGTGGCGGACTGCGGAGAAAAGTGTCCCAGAAGTTGCGGGTGGCCCCAGCTGGTCGGGGGGGGTCCCACCTTACCCGTAGGCCAGCCTGTCCATGctcatttgtgtattttaatgcgcgtgcgtgtgtgtgtgttttcagagAATGTACCAGAAGGACAAAGCCGAGCTGTCGATGTCGTTGTTCTGTTGGCTGCCCGAGACTCTGGACACTCGTTTTGTGAAGGACCTGACGGACATATTAAGCCAGGTGAGGCCAGCGTGCGTTCCAGTGCGGCAAGGATCGTCTTGTCTTGATCTTGTTGTCGTTTTGTCAGAACAAGTACAAGGGGGCCAGTAAGAAGGAGATGGTGAAGAGTTTGTACTCGTTGCTGCCTCACACCAAAGACACGCAGCACGCCAAACAACAAAGTCAGCTCCACAGCCAGGTACGTGCCGCTCAGCCGCGCTTTCCTCAGCCCAGGCGCGTCTTTGCccacgtgtgtgcgtgcctgcgtGCGCGTGTTGTTGCAGAAGTTGTACCGAGAGGAGGGCAAGAAGGAAGCCGCCTGCAGTTTGTACGCTCAAATGCCTCAAACCATCGAGACCGTCTTTGCCAAAGAGCTCAGCAAGACTCAGAGCGACGTGAGcgctaacatgctaatgctaaatggcTCACTAGCCCAACCCACAAACGCCGTTTGATGTGTCCCAATGTAGAAGTTGTATAAGGAGAAGTATAATAAGCAGAAAGGCCATTCGGACTACGCCAACATGAAGACGCCGCCAGAGGTGGAGCACGCCGTCCAGATCAGCAAGATGCACAGCAACGTAAGCACAAACACGCAACAAACATCACGTAGGCTGCCTTGGCTAATAGCATCCCCGCGTGCTAACCGCGTCCTTGCACTGCTCTCAGGTCAGCTACAGAAAGGGAAAAGATGAGCTTCACCACTACAACATGCCGCTCGACAGAGCGGACATCGTCAGCGCCATCAATGCAGCCAAACTGGCCAGCCATGTTagtctgcgtgcgtgcgtgtgaagcCATTTGCTGCCACTTTCATCTCCATGGCAACCGTTTGGAAATGATGGCAAGGTTTTCTTCCCTCTTGTTCTTAATGGCGCCAGGTGGCCTATAAGAGTGCCGACAAGCAGCTGCTGGTGAGTGACGCGTTTGTCCTGGCACGCATGGACATCAGCCACGCCAAGGAAGTGTCACAACTGGCCAGCCgggtaaaacacacacacgtgcattgTGCAGGTGAAGATTTTGTGAAATTGAGCAGTCGTCCTCCCGCAGGTGAAATACAAGCAGGTGCACGGACCACCTCGTTACAACCCACTGGATTGTGTGTCCTTCAAACATACGCGAGTTGCCACCGCGCTCGCCAGCCAGGTGAGGCCTGTAACCATGGCAACACAAACACATGGATTGATCAGGCTTGTTGGATGACAAGAGGGCaatacgcgcacacacacacacacacacacacacacacacacactgaccagGGAAGCGCTCCGGCTCCAAACGTTCCATAACGAACTGTCGTGTCGCATCCGCCTTGTGGTCACAACAGAAGGAAACGCATTGAAATCAACACCTTGGAAAATATCATcaaggttgttttttgttgagcAGGTCAAATATAAGAATCCCAAAGCGGAAGCTTCTTTAGACCTGCCCAACCTCCTGCAGCTCCAACACGTGCTGCACGCTAGCAAACTGCAGAGTAACGTACGTGCACACGGAACACTAAATACACTTCGCCACCACTACACGCTCacgctgcgtgtgtgtgtgtgtgtgtgtgtgtgtgtggcatcaGGTGGAGTACAAGAAGAAGCATGAGCAGAGCAAGGCTGAGTTCCACCTGGCTATGGACACGGCTGAACAGTGCCACCACAAGGAGAACGCAGTACTGCACAGTCAGGTCtagcacagacacacacatgccacacacacacacacacacacacagccctgACGTGTATCCGTGCTTGCAGGTGAAGTACCGCCAGGAGTACGAAAAGAGCAAAGGTCACACACGTGTGGAATTTGCAGACACACAAACGTACAAAGTGCAGAAGGAGGCACAAAAGATGCTAAGCCAGGTAACAAAATAACAACGTGATCTTATAAGGACCACAGGAAGTGACGAGAGAAAGTCAGGAAGTCAATAGCAGGGCTGCTACGTAAAGTGAAGAGAGCAGTACAGGAAGTGACGCAAGTGTCCTTCCAAAAACTGCACAGGAAGTTAAGTATGCGTCCTTCCCAGGAAATGAAGCCCTTAAAAGGGAGTAGACACAGTGAAGTCCTTCCTTAAAAGGAAAtacaggaaatgaaaatgtaaagacAGGAAGTGAAGTCATTCCTTAAAAGGAAATgcaggaagtgaaaatggaaaTACAAGAAGTGAAGTCCTTAAAATGGATTTAGTATAGGAAGTGATGGCGTGCTGTCTTTTCAGAAAGAGTACAAGCGTGACTATGAGGAGCACGTGAAAGGCaaagccttggtggaggtagaGCAGACGCCAGAATATCTGACGGCTCGTCAAGCCACCAAGCTCCTCAACGaggttgcacacacacacaaacacacattttctgAAAAAGCAAGGAACTAAAAGCGAACGTTTGCCGTCTGCATGTAGAAGGAGTACAGGAAGGACTTGGAGCAGGAAGTGAAGGGGCGGGGCTTATGGGGGCTGGGCCTGGAGGACACCCCTGAGCTCCTGAGGGTCAAACAAGCCAATCGGATCCTGAACCCGAAGGAGTACCGCAGGGATGCGGACACGGAGGTGCTGGGCAAAGGGATGCCACTTAGCGCTGACGTCCTGGAGGTCCGACGGGCCAAGAATGCCACCCGGATCCACAGTGAGGTAAGCGGATGTCACTGGCTGGCGTACGCCTGCCCTCGCTGGATCCGCATCACGCCGTGCGTGCGTCTGCCACAGAGGTCGTACAAACAGACGGAGCATCTGAGGGACAACTCCTACGGGACCATCAGCGACACCCCGCAACTTGTGCACGCGTCTCACATCAAAGACGTCTACAGTCAGGTGAAGGCTGTTTGCGGCTATTACttcgtctgtctgtctatcaGTCCGTGCGTCCCACTagctgtccgtctgtctgtctgtctgcctgcagAGGAAGTACAAAGAAGAGGCGGAGCGCCTGCGAGGTCGCTACAGCGCGCTGCCGCTCACTCCCGAGATGGAGCGAGTGAAAGCCAATCAGCGACACCTCAGCTCGGTCAGCTCGCACTCGTGTCAGGATGACCCTTGACCTCAAGTCAACATTTGTGCTCTTGTGTCTTGTCCACACAATGCGCCGTCTTCCTCTTGCAGCCTGTCGATGGTTTTTTTGCGCTAGCCAGAATGGATATGGAATGTTGACTCTCTGCCGCCCCCTAGATGCAGTACTGCTGGGACGCCAAGCTGATGAGAGGTCTGACGTCGTCTGTCAGCGAGACGCCAGAGATGCTCCTCGCTAGAGACAACGCCAGGAAGATCAGTGatgtacacgcacgcacatacgcacATTTTACAAAGGTTTTTCGAAAGGCGGACATTATGTTGCGTTGTTCAGGTGCA
Protein-coding sequences here:
- the LOC144040018 gene encoding uncharacterized protein LOC144040018 isoform X3 gives rise to the protein MWTPSGRAVRSETRRQLKLKLREKEILATKPSRSDAPAGSTGGAMEDEEPSSTHRTEEEKTFVSTFTSHLDPNARSALSEQDGDAPAEAEEDGGAGGEALPEEANGDEERGGGAKRSDQSQASSPAQPLLPDPTFDRRCSLLASEVKYKEDFEKMKGQSLFVPAAELVHAKNISAVVSETKYKQEGRKEASLSLYSLLPDTPQTQRAREVSRLQSQVRYKENMKTSSSLYLLMPETNDTHFVKELADMLSQKYKEEVKKKLSSTLYSHLLETSEMRLAKRVHEFQSQAKYKEDGKGKASVSLYSRLADTPDIQRALEMSQLQSDVNYRPKVLVKGAPSSLYSQLTDTKEIQFARQMSQMHSQLKYREDGRKSLRQTFYSQMPQTLQTEFAKNVAQLQSQQRRYKEGVQMGSGCSSLYSLLPQTLETLRAKDACQLASQVAYKDDGRKEMSFNLYSLMPESIHTQHAKRLAQMHSQVAYKAFARHQMARSLYHHLPETAQTGLAKRASQLQSQHKYKWAGQQELHSCLYSTLPVTMETQHAKDAAQLFSEVKYKERSKKEMAACLFANLPDTSQTVFSRDMTHMQSQVKYKEDGMRNLAQSFYSQLSQTTQTDFAKRLLEMQSQVKYKEDALKEMTSSLFSRLPQTPQTQRVNQLSQIQSQVKYKERNKDASSSLYHLLAETPGTQFAKHVSEIQSQVHYKRDKEDMSTSLYSLMAETPDIGFAKDMADTHSQAKYTQAAKQQAATSLYAKLPQTLETKHAKEADVLQSQMAYKAEGKKQMTSSLYSRLPETPQTRLARQVALIISQNKYRETHNVSLYSRLPRTNDIVFAKRLSHIQSQKSYTEASRRPARDCLYAKLADTPETRHARHVSRLQSQVAYRQDAGKTFYHQMPQSEHSESAKRLALLYSQVKYKEDGTKAMRTNLYSLLPQTLEMQFAKQMSDLHSQSKYRKDKADLSKSLFSVLAETPDTRFVKDMADTHSQVKYKMAAKEAASGALYHRLPETAETLRVKEISQLQSQNKYKQSGKQVAASSLYARLPRTADTQLAARMSQLLSKFKYKQESIKSLLDCVYSHMPDTAETRMAKALGQLHSQSKYKEAGRKAAASSLYRLLPETMQTLRAKEASRLHSQVRYKADALAARAVTLYSHMPQTQHTTFAKAVMELQSENKYKAQCREEISISAFHKMADTNQTKFVKRLTNFQSQRMYQKDKAELSMSLFCWLPETLDTRFVKDLTDILSQNKYKGASKKEMVKSLYSLLPHTKDTQHAKQQSQLHSQKLYREEGKKEAACSLYAQMPQTIETVFAKELSKTQSDKLYKEKYNKQKGHSDYANMKTPPEVEHAVQISKMHSNVSYRKGKDELHHYNMPLDRADIVSAINAAKLASHVAYKSADKQLLVSDAFVLARMDISHAKEVSQLASRVKYKQVHGPPRYNPLDCVSFKHTRVATALASQVKYKNPKAEASLDLPNLLQLQHVLHASKLQSNVEYKKKHEQSKAEFHLAMDTAEQCHHKENAVLHSQVKYRQEYEKSKGHTRVEFADTQTYKVQKEAQKMLSQKEYKRDYEEHVKGKALVEVEQTPEYLTARQATKLLNEKEYRKDLEQEVKGRGLWGLGLEDTPELLRVKQANRILNPKEYRRDADTEVLGKGMPLSADVLEVRRAKNATRIHSERSYKQTEHLRDNSYGTISDTPQLVHASHIKDVYSQRKYKEEAERLRGRYSALPLTPEMERVKANQRHLSSMQYCWDAKLMRGLTSSVSETPEMLLARDNARKISDVQYRDQVGCGTAVTDTPEMERVRRNQDNISSVKYQRGLQELRGRSCTELDTPEYRRVRRSQDSLSMAKYHEDFERTRGRGCTPPPGLDESGMDHYQRANHMMMDAGPNHMMDVDRRPGGIIVERAEHRQSRPQSRQSHGSLTSDLWEHGSCHTPAPVLPGAYQQGVHMQPQPPYHGYMHQTSMSSVRSVTSPPHSSAMRVYRALYDYAAQDHDEVSFRDGDVIVNAQPIDEGWMYGTVQRTGKSGMLPANYVESCN
- the LOC144040018 gene encoding uncharacterized protein LOC144040018 isoform X1, with amino-acid sequence MWTPSGRAVRSETRRQLKLKLREKEILATKPSRSDAPAGSTGGAMEDEEPSSTHRTEEEKTFVSTFTSHLDPNARSALSEQDGDAPAEAEEDGGAGGEALPEEANGDEERGGGAKRSDQSQASSPAQPLLPDPTFDRRCSLLASEVKYKEDFEKMKGQSLFVPAAELVHAKNISAVVSETKYKQEGRKEASLSLYSLLPDTPQTQRAREVSRLQSQVRYKENMKTSSSLYLLMPETNDTHFVKELADMLSQKKYKEEVKKKLSSTLYSHLLETSEMRLAKRVHEFQSQAKYKEDGKGKASVSLYSRLADTPDIQRALEMSQLQSDVNYRPKVLVKGAPSSLYSQLTDTKEIQFARQMSQMHSQLKYREDGRKSLRQTFYSQMPQTLQTEFAKNVAQLQSQQRRYKEGVQMGSGCSSLYSLLPQTLETLRAKDACQLASQVAYKDDGRKEMSFNLYSLMPESIHTQHAKRLAQMHSQVAYKAFARHQMARSLYHHLPETAQTGLAKRASQLQSQHKYKWAGQQELHSCLYSTLPVTMETQHAKDAAQLFSEVKYKERSKKEMAACLFANLPDTSQTVFSRDMTHMQSQVKYKEDGMRNLAQSFYSQLSQTTQTDFAKRLLEMQSQVKYKEDALKEMTSSLFSRLPQTPQTQRVNQLSQIQSQVKYKERNKDASSSLYHLLAETPGTQFAKHVSEIQSQVHYKRDKEDMSTSLYSLMAETPDIGFAKDMADTHSQAKYTQAAKQQAATSLYAKLPQTLETKHAKEADVLQSQMAYKAEGKKQMTSSLYSRLPETPQTRLARQVALIISQNKYRETHNVSLYSRLPRTNDIVFAKRLSHIQSQKSYTEASRRPARDCLYAKLADTPETRHARHVSRLQSQVAYRQDAGKTFYHQMPQSEHSESAKRLALLYSQVKYKEDGTKAMRTNLYSLLPQTLEMQFAKQMSDLHSQSKYRKDKADLSKSLFSVLAETPDTRFVKDMADTHSQVKYKMAAKEAASGALYHRLPETAETLRVKEISQLQSQNKYKQSGKQVAASSLYARLPRTADTQLAARMSQLLSKFKYKQESIKSLLDCVYSHMPDTAETRMAKALGQLHSQSKYKEAGRKAAASSLYRLLPETMQTLRAKEASRLHSQVRYKADALAARAVTLYSHMPQTQHTTFAKAVMELQSENKYKAQCREEISISAFHKMADTNQTKFVKRLTNFQSQRMYQKDKAELSMSLFCWLPETLDTRFVKDLTDILSQNKYKGASKKEMVKSLYSLLPHTKDTQHAKQQSQLHSQKLYREEGKKEAACSLYAQMPQTIETVFAKELSKTQSDKLYKEKYNKQKGHSDYANMKTPPEVEHAVQISKMHSNVSYRKGKDELHHYNMPLDRADIVSAINAAKLASHVAYKSADKQLLVSDAFVLARMDISHAKEVSQLASRVKYKQVHGPPRYNPLDCVSFKHTRVATALASQVKYKNPKAEASLDLPNLLQLQHVLHASKLQSNVEYKKKHEQSKAEFHLAMDTAEQCHHKENAVLHSQVKYRQEYEKSKGHTRVEFADTQTYKVQKEAQKMLSQKEYKRDYEEHVKGKALVEVEQTPEYLTARQATKLLNEKEYRKDLEQEVKGRGLWGLGLEDTPELLRVKQANRILNPKEYRRDADTEVLGKGMPLSADVLEVRRAKNATRIHSERSYKQTEHLRDNSYGTISDTPQLVHASHIKDVYSQRKYKEEAERLRGRYSALPLTPEMERVKANQRHLSSMQYCWDAKLMRGLTSSVSETPEMLLARDNARKISDVQYRDQVGCGTAVTDTPEMERVRRNQDNISSVKYQRGLQELRGRSCTELDTPEYRRVRRSQDSLSMAKYHEDFERTRGRGCTPPPGLDESGMDHYQRANHMMMDAGPNHMMDVDRRPGGIIVERAEHRQSRPQSRQSHGSLTSDLWEHGSCHTPAPVLPGAYQQGVHMQPQPPYHGYMHQTSMSSVRSVTSPPHSSAMRVYRALYDYAAQDHDEVSFRDGDVIVNAQPIDEGWMYGTVQRTGKSGMLPANYVESCN